AGAATGTGCTATTGTGCAAATGGCTATTATCAATTACCGGATTTATGTGCAAGATTATCATGGTTGGCAGACATTCTATGCCGGTTGTTTGTGAAAAACGGATGCCGTTTTAATTTGCAAAATCACACCTGGGGATCAAGTGCTGGATATCGGTTGTGGTCCAGGTCTATATTCAGAGCGACTAGCAGCAGCAGGAGTTCAGATGACAGGCATAGACCAGTCAGAAATATCACTAGACTATGCCGATAAACAGGCTAAAATAAAAAACCTGTCAATCGAATACCGACACATGAACTTTTTAGATCTTAATGATCATGAAAGATATGACGCTGTCATACAAGTCTTTGGTGAGTTTTGTACTCTGCCAAATGATGACAGAGATTTGTTTTTGGCTAATGTCTTTCGAGCATTAAAACCTAATGGACTGTTTATTATGGACGTTTCTACACGAAAGCTACGAATGAAGGACGGTTTAAAGAACAATTGGTACGTTAGCGAAGGTGGCTTTTGGTACCCTAGGCGACACCTAGTTCTTGAAATGGGTTTTGACTATCCTGATAGTGATACCTGGTTGGATCAATATATTGTAGTTAACGAAGAAGGCGTCACGACCATATATCGTGCCTGGTTTCACGACTACTCACTTAACAAGTTAATTCCTGTGGTGGAAAAAGCAAATTTCTTTGTAGAAACTGTCTGGGGCGATTTGGCAGGTGCACCGTATGACGAACATGGTGATTGGATTGCGCTAGCATTAAAGAAAAATAAATATCAATTTTTGAAGGATAAATACTCTGTATAAATGATTAGATTAATATTTTTTCTAGTAAACAACATTTAGCTAAAGCGTAGATAGCTAATTTATTTATTTATTACACATTTACTATCTAATGCTCATTATAACTTATTCCTCAATTATTGCACATAATTAACAATGCCCGTAGTAAGCTCCTAAAACCGTCTGATGAATATTTTACCTACAAAGTGCTGCCGTAAGAGTCTTGTTTTTCGCGTTCCAGTTATTGCAGCATATGCATGTGCCACATGAACTACCCTCATGGATACTCGAAGTTTAGAATCAACTGAGATTCTTTTTTTGAACCAATTTCTATCACACTCCCAAACAATACATATTAAATATCAGAATAGCTAAAACTTATTATTATAATATAGCAGTCAAAGGTGCTATCACTTTACACTGATAGGAATGCCATTCAAAGGAGTGACTGAAAATGTTTTCCCCTTTTCGACTCCGAAAGAAAAAACAGGTAATAGGTACTCGGCTTTCACATGATTACGAACAAGCTGCCGAGCTTAGTCCTTCTTTAAAGTTACCGATTGAAGGACTAAGAGTGGGTGAGTCAGTTAGGTCTCGTAGAAAAAGTGCTTCAAAGAAGTATACTAGCTTTAAGCTAGAACAAAACAACGAATTTATCCTCGGAACAACTGCAGGCATGATTGGTGCCACGGTAAAATATGGCTTTAATGAGCTAATGCAGGTAATCAATATTGCCAAATACGATAATAATGCCACCTCCCTAACAGTAGTAATGAAAGGTTATGAATATACCCCTGCATTCTGGCTATTTGGGTTTATAACTGCTCTTATCATAGGTGCGTTCCTTGGTTTGGTCATAGCATTCATGTTTAGCTATATTTTTACAGAGAGACATTACATTTTCAAGAGTGCAGGTATCGGAGTCGGAATTTGGCTTTTTAATTTTGGGTTCGCGGCTAAGGTATTTAATTACCCAGAACCCATTCAGTATAGCTTAGGCGATGTTGTATCAATGTTAATGAGTTTAATTATTTTTGCAATGGTTACAGCGTACACATTAAAAAAACTTGGCTTTTGGAGGAATAGGCAATTATATTAAATTTCACTGTCCAAACAGGCTTAAGCTTTACTACACATTTTACCTACAAAGCGCTGCCGTAAGAGTCTTGTTTTTCGTGTTCCTGTTATTGCATTATTTGCCATGTGAGCTACATTAGCCACCTTCACACATTGACAACCACTCCCCCATGAAATACAGAAAAACCTCTAGCGTATACCCGAAGCTAATAACACCTGGATTTCCTTTTTTACCATAAGGAAAGTTTTAACTACCTAGCCAAATAACCGGATCTTATCCTGACAATAAGTTACTTAGCAATTATGACACAATATGACAGACAAACCTATATATTAAACTTATTAATGGTGATATAATTTTCGAAAAACAAATACGAGGAGGTTTATGAATAGAATGATAGCCTTCTGTGGTTTAGTTTGTTCTGAATGCCCTGTTTTTAAGGCGACCCAAAAGGATGATAACCAACATAAAACGAAAATCGCCAAATCATGGTCTAGGTACTACGGATTTGAACTTGAACCGAAAGATATAAATTGCGATGGATGTTCAACGGAAAATGACCAGCTATTTAAACACTGTAAAGTTTGCAACATAAGAAAGTGTTGTCAAGAGCAGCATATAGAAAACTGTGCACATTGTTCTGATTTTCCCTGTAATGAACTGAATAAAATATTCGAGGCTGTACCTAATGCGAAAATACAGCTTCATCAAATTAAGAATAACCTTTAAGTGAATTATCTTATCAAAAAACATAAATTGATAAATCTTCGCCATTCTTGGCTCAGTGCGAAAGGATAAAAACATGGAGCAAATTATAAATCAGTCTGTAAAACAAATAGTAAAAGCAATTTTAAAAAGAAGATTATCTTCATCTGAAGTAGTTGAAGCTTATCTAAGACGTATAGTTGAAATCAACCCTAAACTAAATGCAATTGTGCAACTATGTGAAGATTCAGCAAGATCTGAAGCACTGAGAGCAGATCAATCATTATCACATGGGAATGTCATTGGGCCTCTTCATGGAGTGCCATTTACATTAAAAGATTCTTTTGATTCAGC
The Bacillota bacterium genome window above contains:
- a CDS encoding DUF3795 domain-containing protein yields the protein MNRMIAFCGLVCSECPVFKATQKDDNQHKTKIAKSWSRYYGFELEPKDINCDGCSTENDQLFKHCKVCNIRKCCQEQHIENCAHCSDFPCNELNKIFEAVPNAKIQLHQIKNNL
- a CDS encoding class I SAM-dependent methyltransferase gives rise to the protein MCKITPGDQVLDIGCGPGLYSERLAAAGVQMTGIDQSEISLDYADKQAKIKNLSIEYRHMNFLDLNDHERYDAVIQVFGEFCTLPNDDRDLFLANVFRALKPNGLFIMDVSTRKLRMKDGLKNNWYVSEGGFWYPRRHLVLEMGFDYPDSDTWLDQYIVVNEEGVTTIYRAWFHDYSLNKLIPVVEKANFFVETVWGDLAGAPYDEHGDWIALALKKNKYQFLKDKYSV